GCAGCCCTGGTCTAATTTAACCAGACTGGGTGAGTGCAGGGGAGGTCACCTCGATGAGCAACATGTAGGCTGAGGATTCAAAGATGAGCAGAGATCAGCCAGAGGaagaacagacaggaaagaaacttTCTTGGCAAGGAATAGCAGGTGTGAAGCCCTAAAGTAGGCAAGAGCTTGAGGTAGTGGGTCAGAAAATGAAAGATTtaagaaggtcagagaaaatatTACTGAGGACCTAAAGGAGACATAGTGGCATGGCCTCAGGTAATGTCAGTAAAGGCAGAGAAACAGACAGGTGCCATTTAAATGATGTCAAAATCAACTAGACTTGGTACCTAACAGGCCTGGGGAGTCAAGCAGATTCTCAGGCTTGGGCATCTGAGTGACTGGTGCTTTCCCTGCTGAGCTGAGCCATCAGGCAGATGGACCACTGAGGGTAGATGGGATATTTCAGTTTGTAGGCACCTGTGCACCTGGGCAGGGGACTCTGGAGAGAACAGGGCTGAGGATTCATATTATATTGAAGCACACATGGAATTAAAAATTGTAGCTATATAAAAGCCACTTTCGAAGTCACAGGAATGGGTGAATTCACTTGATGGGGAGCCTTCTAACATGCATTTTCCACCAACTCATTTTCTTGCTTAAAACCCTTCCGCTGGGCCACCTCACCGCCCTTAAGAATAAAGTCAGATCAAGCCCTAAGCAAATCTGACCCCAGCTCACTTCTCCAGCCTCCTCTCCTCCCAGGCCTCACCCCTGCTCTAGCCTCAGAGGAATTTCTTCCTTCCTGAAAAGTAACCAACTCTTCTGGCCTCACTGCCTTTGGCATGCTTAACCTCTGCCAGGAACtcatccctccccttctcctagtTCATTCTGTGGTTCTTTGGGTTTCTACTTAACTGTCCCCAAATCCTGGAGCCTTCGTAGTTTAGCTCGAGAGGCTCCCAGAGCCCCCAACCAAGATCAAAACTGGGCATCCGCTACTGCCCCCCACACACTCCCTTGCCTGCCTAAGACTGGCAGCAGCTCACTCAAGGCCCTTTTAAAACAAAGAAGCACCTCATCGCCATTGTCAGTCAGTAGCTTCATGTCAGATCTCATCGTTCCGCAGGTCTCTGCCGCCTCCGGTCCCAGGCCCCTGGGCCAGTCACCGGAGCCTGTGCTTCCCCACCTGGCCCTCCTCGGAGGGGAATCGACACTGGCTTGCCCGGACCCCAACCATATCAGGAGGGGCCTCATAGCCCGCTTTCCGGGACACTGTCCTACTTGGAAAGGTCTCATCCCCAATTTCCCGCGACCTCAGAGTAATTTCATTCCCATCTTCCCTGGAAAAGCCACAACCCCGCCCCCAGCCATACCCGGCCACGCCCCCTGGGGGctcacccccccaacccccgctcCGCCTCCTCAGGAGAGGCCAAACCCCACTCACCTCCTCGAAGAAGCCACGGACCCCTCCCCCGAAACGGCCCCGTTATCCCGCACTTTCCCGCGGCCGCGCCTGCCTTGTCCTGGTCGGCTGCAGTTTACGAAGGGCTGCAGTAGCCTCATCAGTATTTGTCTCCCAGGCCCATCCTCGTTCCCGTCGTCTCCTGGGGTCCCTTCCCGCCTCCGATCGGACCTCGTCCGCAGCCCACCCTCCTCCTCGGGGCATCCCTTTGTTCCTCGCGGCCCCGTCCCAGGCTGGCGCTCAGTTTCTTAGCTCGCTAGCGCGCGCTTCAAACCAAACCTCACCCGCCAAAAGCCGGTCCCCCACGCACTCCAGACCCGTGACCGGAAGGAGTATGAGCTCCGAGGTGGCCCGCGGCCACACGTAGTCCTCTCGAGCGTCCATGTCGGTCCTCCTCGAACTGCGGCAgccgccaccaccaccaagaaaagaAGCTACGCTCTCGCGAGAGCGACCCTTCCCCGCGCGGTGCGCCGCCGATCGACTGCGCTTTTGGCTACAGGTAGCAGCGCCTAGGGACGCCCCGGCGCAGCTGATGTCCAATGACGACCCTCCGCCCCACGCGATCCCGCCCACGATTGGCGGGGCCCGCGGAGGGGgcagcccccgccccgcccctcacGTGACGCTCGCGGAGCACTCGGGGCTGCTGGCGAGCTCCGCCTGACCGCGTCTCCCTCCCGCCCGCCCGGAGCTTCTTAGGCCAGCGGCTCGAGGCCGTGTGATTTTATTTGGCATTATCAGGGCGGCATCGGTCTGTACACAATAAATAAGATGAATATAGGAACTGCGCTCCAGTCGCAGCTGGAGGCGGGCGTGGGGCAAGACATGGGCCATGCCTTTGGTCTGCAGCAGGGCAGGGGGGCAGCAGGGCCCGATCTCAGGCAATGGCCGCCTCGAGGGGAAGGGGGCGGTGCCGGCCCTCCCCTCAGAGCTCCACGTGGGCGTCGCGGTAGGCCCGGTCCAGAGCCCACTCGGGCTGCGAGTCGGTGCCACCTTCACGGGCCAGGCGCGCCATCTCCTGCTGGAAGAGCGCCTGTCGCGCCCGGCTAGGGTCCACGTTGATCCAGTTGTTGGCGATCCACTTGGTGCCACGCGTGACCAGGCAGCCTCCGTGCAGCGAGTAGTCGTCCACATCGCCAACCCAGCCTGTCAGTGGAGGGTGTTGTGAGCAAGGGAAAGGCTGGGAGAGACCCTAGGCTGGGCTGCTCTAAGTTCGGCCTCTTCTGGTCCAAGGGCTCAGAGGGGGCCCAGCTGTGCACACCTCAGGTAGCAAACATGGAGCCCCAAGGCCTCCTTGGGATCTTAGCATCTCAACCATCTAGTGCTTTGTGAACACCACTGGCCCTCCAAGACCAGCTTTCTTACTGCCAAGCCTGGACACAGCACTTCTCAGGCTGGGTTGGGAAGGGGCATGGGTCCACACAGCCCCAGAGAGCAGGTAGGTTGGGGCGTCAGGGAAGGATGACAGGTCAAGATGACCCAAGAGTCTACACTGGTGCCGGGGCAGCTGCTGAGGTCAGTTAGGATGATCTTTGAAGGCGCACCAGGGACAGAATGCTATTTGGGGGTGGCCAGAAACAGCCCTACAGGGGGCTGGGTAAGGGGAAGCTTTCCCTGGGCACCCCAGCCTGACCACAAGCACTCACCTTGCCCATCAGGCAGGTAGTTGTACCAAAAGACTGCTGTGCCCTGCCGGGGCTTAACACGCAGATTTCCCTTGTCACAGTGCCTCCGAGTGTCACGGAGGTCAACATCATCCTGAATCAGACTCTGTGGGCAGCAAGGTGCTGGAGTTTGCAAGCTGCCTCCACTGCATGGCCAGGCAGCCAAAGGTGTCCAGAGGCAAACCAGCCAAAAGTGCCAGGGTGTGCTTGGGCCTTCCTCCCAGGCCTGGCAGGGTGTGTGCTAGGTGAGCCCAAGGCCAGGCAGCCCACAGGCAACAGCCCAGCCAGCCCTTACCATTTCATCATAGGTCCTGTTGTCTGCTACTGGGAAGACGGTCTCACCCCCGCCGGTGACGTTGTTCAAATAAAACAGCACCGTCATATAGCTGTAAGGCAGGGGGACTGCTGAGCAGGTCTCTGGTTGTATGACACTCCCAGGGGCTCACCTATGGGCAGGACAGGCTGGCCGGGTTCCCGGGGGCCAGAGGGACAGGACAGTGCCAAGGTGCCCCAGTCCCTCCCCACAAGCCCTATTATTCTGTGTGTCACAATGTATTTTGTGGCCAAGATCATAGATGCACTTAGCTAAATTATGTGGCCCTGACCAAGGCCCCATCTAAGCAAGGTAGGCTAGTAGAACCAGCTCGGTCATGCAGAAGGGCTGGTCAGGGCTGCAAGGGGCTGAGCCACAGCAGCCACATGGAAAGGAAACACTGACTGGCCTCATGTACCTTGGCAAGGAAGAGGGACACGGGAAAGAGAAGCTGAGGCCTCTAGCATTGGAGGCAGGATCAACACCTGGGAAGGTAGAAAGAACTGGGGACCCAGCCTTGCCCCTAGCCTCAGACCTCTGGGGGCAAGTTTCAGTGTCTGTGGGTACCTCAGTCACTGTTGACTAGAGTGGGCAAGGTGGCCAGCAGCCACCCGTATCCTGCCACTTGTTAAACAACTTGGAGGGAGAGCCAAGAGCTGTATCGACCAGAATGGCCTCAGTGCCCTTCTGGCGCCGTGCAGAGGGGCATGCCCACAGGACAGAACTGTGCCTGTGTCACAGAGGTGCCTGGTCTGGGACCCAGAGGCAGTCCCCCGGTAGGAAACAGCCCCCAGGACGGAGGTACTTGCCGGCAGGAGGTCTCGAAGGGTCCGGACTCGTTGGCTACCAACTTGGTGTGAGAGCAGATGGTCTCCGGGTACACGGGCCCACTGTCCACGTGGGCGTGGTAGTGGCCTCCCTCTCCATACCGCACAACCTGCAGTGGCTCActgagctccacgatctcaggcGACAGGCGGGTGAGACGTAGCACCCTGGTGGGCAGCAGGCAGTCGGCTGGGCACCCTGAAGGAGCCAGCCAAGATGGACCCCGGGCCTGCTCCAATCTCTGCCCCTGCCCACCTTCCCTGGAAGCCCCTTGAACCACCCCACACTGGCCCTGTAGGGGCACGAAGGGATCACTCATGATAAGCCCTTCTCCCTCGATGTTAGACACCCATTGGGTGGAAAAGATGAAATTCCATTAAGTTTAGGGGCTCAGACCTGGACTTGCTGACCCCATCCCATCCCCTCAGAAAGGAGGTTGTTCATCTAAAGCATCTGGCTGCTCACGATGTGAGGTCCCGTGAGCAGAGAAAAGAGTCATTTCTTCTAATTAGCTGAAAACAAATACTCCATCCATTTCTCATCCCAATTGTATAGCGTTTGCCTACAATGAGGGCtcatttgtctttgttaattgCCCGTCTTCCAACAGGTCCCCATCCTGGTCTAAAAAGTGGAACTCAATCCTGAGGTGGCTAATCAATTCTGTCCTCAGCCCTAGTTAAGGGCTTCTGAGGGGCCCCAGCATGTCTTCTCCCCTGTGTCCTCAGCCCTAGTTAAGGGCTTCTGAGGGGCCCCAGCATGTCTTCTCCCCTGTGCCAGGCCAGAGGTGGGGGGAGGACAGCCTCAAATGCTCACCTCTGGCGGATGGCACGCATGACGTGGTGGGCACCCTCACCCTGGTAGAGCCACGTGTGGTGGCTGTTCCGCACCAGCTCACTGGTCTCTGCCTTGTGGCTCCTCATATACTTGTGGAAGTCCCGAAGGTCCATGTTGGAGAACTCTTGCAGACTCAGCACTCCTGCACAAAGAAGCTGCCATCAGTGCCCACCAAGCCCACAAGGGGAAGCCACAGCAGCAACTGCACCTCCCTGTCTTCCCCAAAGGCAGCAGCAGCCCCTGGCCTCAGGCACTGCGAGGCCATATGTACCTGTACCCCACCTGGACTCTTGGGTCAGATGAACCTGGTTTCAGTCACATCAGACCCTAAGAGAAGACCCAAAGGAGTTCATCGTTTCCTCAGTTAACCCCTCTGATTTGGCCCTGAAAGGGAAGAAGCTGTCCCCTCCCCACCATTAGAGTGGCCAGAGCAGGGTCTCCAAAGGAAACTTGAGCCGCGTGGCCAGGGCCCTAGGCTAAGGACCACCCCAGCCTGTAGCCTGGCTCTGAAGAGTGTGGCGGCCACCCTTCAGTCTTGTGGAGGGTAAGGAGAGAGAGTAGCCAGCACTGGGCCTCCTTCAGGGCCTTTCACACAGGGCGGTGCAGCCTGGGGCTGGTCCTCAGGGGATGCCTCAATACCTCAGGTCCCATCCCTGACAAAACACATCTAGCCAGGCCTGTCTGCTGGGTCACTGGCCCACTTTGGCAAAGAAAGTCAGGCTGCGCCCCCAAATGAGAGCCCCCTCTCCTTGTTCTTGCCCAACCCATAAGGCAGGGGCTCCGCCCCCTTGAGGCTCTAAAAGAGTAGCTGGTGCCTTTGCTCCATGTTATCCTGTCTGACCCAAAATCCTTGGCCCGGGTTTTTCTGAGGGTAGGGGACACTCCAGGGCTGTGAGCCTGTCACCAGCTCTGTACATGGGGGCAGTAGCAGTAGGACACCCCTCCACCCACAGGTCCAAGTCAGATTCTTCAGTCTCGCTTCACCAGCCATAAGGCCATTTCTCCCAGTCCTGTTTCACCTGTCTATCTTCCTCAGTCAGTATACAGAACTTAAGCATGAGGGTGATGACCATACCTCAGAAACTTCCTGGGTAGTTCCCAATTTGGGAGAGGCCATTCACATGACAGCTtccctgcccacccccacccccacccccagtagTTAGCAACACCACCACTTCTGTGTTTCAGCATGGCTCCAGGTCGAAGGAGGAAAAAGGGAGACCTCAGTTAGATCAGGGAGGCTGCCTGCAGGGGCAGACCCCAGACCTGGGTGGAGAGAGGCGGATGGAGCAAGGCAAGCAGCCAAGCTCAAGCCTGCACTCCCTGTTCCCTTGCTTCTGCTCCACTCACTCTGCCAACTGACAGCCCCACATCCTGCATCCCAAACTCTGCCTGAGGAAGGTCAAAAGGATCTCCAAGAATTGCTCTCAGGTGTCACCAAGAAGAATGGGAGGGGCTGGCTGCCTGACCTCCTCCCAGGGATAAGGGACAAGGCTGGGCCCTCACCTCCACATCTCTAGCCACTTTAGAAGCTGGGCAGAGAGGGCATCTGGCTATTGGGACAGCACCTAAGCTTTCAAGATGGTGCACCTGGGAGTAGGCAGGAAGCTCACAGGGACAGAACTGTGGTGAGGTATGAGCTCACCGTCGCCATCAGGGTCAGCCTTGATTGCAGAGTACATCTCCTGAATGCTCTCTGGAGTCATCCATCGTCCATTTCCCAGGCGAGTATGGGACAGGACCTGCAGCACAAGAGGTTCCATCAGTGAGTTGGCCCCAATAATGGTAAGTCACCAGAGCACAGATGGCCCAGTTCTTGCTGTAGGGCTAATGGTTCAGGTGAGAGGGCATTGACAAAGACACAGGTTAGAGCCTGAGGGTCCCTGGAAAGAAGTGAGGgtgggcagagagggtcagaggcATCTGGGGAGGAGGCCAGAGGGTAGTCAAAAGGCCTGAAAGCCACAGGCACTTCCAGCCCTGCTGGTACTGTGGCCTCCATGGGGAGCACTGGTGGCTGGTTGGAGGCAGAGTGAGGAACAGACCTCTGTCCCACTCAGATACTccaggtggggtgggggaagcCAAGCTCTGGGTGTGAAGAGAGAACAGGCACCAGAGGGAGGCCTGACCAGGGCATGGCCACTGGGGTCCCAGGAAGACCAGGCTCAGGGGGGTGCTCTGTCCGGGGAATAAGCCTCATGCCCTGCCAAGCCTCTCTCAGAAGCCCAAGTGTGAGGGGCATGTAGGATGTCTGGATTGTTGCCCACTTCAGAACTGCCATCCCATCTACCATGAGGTCTGTGGGGCCCCCAGCTATGGCAGCAAGGGATCTAGACCAGAGAAGGCACACCACCTGAATACTGTGGCAGTAAAAGCCATCACCCCCAGGTGGATTCCCCTGACATCTTCGTGTTCATAGGGCAGCAAGGGGAGACCTAGACCTGGACATGCCCAAGCTAACCTGGGGTGGCATCTGACTCTTGAGGCTAGGGTCGAGGTAGGTAGACAAGTGAACTTGTCACCAGAAAGGAAATTCTGGGCACTCCCACCCTGTGTGTATTCAAGTCCCAGGATCCCAACCTCACGAAGTTGCAGGCGACCATCATGGTTCTGGTCCAGCAGCCGGAAGAGGTCTAGCTGGCTGACCTGCATTGTACCCATTGCCTCCTCGTACTCCTCAGTGGGCAGGATCTGGCTGCGCTGTAAGCCCTTCATCTGCGCCAGGTGGATGGTGAGCCGACACTCCTCATCACTCAGGAAGCCAGGGATTTCTGCCATAAGAGGAGAAGGTGGGTGGTGAGGCCTAGGACTGAGCCAAGGCATTGATGCTCCCGGGACCTTCCTCCCT
The window above is part of the Loxodonta africana isolate mLoxAfr1 chromosome 22, mLoxAfr1.hap2, whole genome shotgun sequence genome. Proteins encoded here:
- the P4HTM gene encoding transmembrane prolyl 4-hydroxylase — encoded protein: MAAAADPRPEVAAAAGKAAGPRWMPPEHSVAAGLGDGEDAPVRPLCKPRGICSRAYFLVLMVFVHLYLGNVLALLLFVHYSNGDETTDPGPQRRAQGPRPAPTLGPLTRLEGIKVGHERKVQLVADRDHFIRTLSLKPLLFEIPGFLSDEECRLTIHLAQMKGLQRSQILPTEEYEEAMGTMQVSQLDLFRLLDQNHDGRLQLREVLSHTRLGNGRWMTPESIQEMYSAIKADPDGDGVLSLQEFSNMDLRDFHKYMRSHKAETSELVRNSHHTWLYQGEGAHHVMRAIRQRVLRLTRLSPEIVELSEPLQVVRYGEGGHYHAHVDSGPVYPETICSHTKLVANESGPFETSCRYMTVLFYLNNVTGGGETVFPVADNRTYDEMSLIQDDVDLRDTRRHCDKGNLRVKPRQGTAVFWYNYLPDGQGWVGDVDDYSLHGGCLVTRGTKWIANNWINVDPSRARQALFQQEMARLAREGGTDSQPEWALDRAYRDAHVEL